A single region of the Myxococcales bacterium genome encodes:
- a CDS encoding TIGR00730 family Rossman fold protein yields the protein MRRVCVYCGSRPGRRPGYIEAAKELGHALATSDVTLVYGGASRGLMGALADSAMRAGGHVIGVMPQSLVHKEIAHPQITELKIVPDLHVRKATMATLADAFIALPGGAGTLEELTEMITWLQLGIHAKPIALLNVAGYYKPLLEMFGMCVREGFLSKALLDALIVDEHVPALWERLVQKHSLL from the coding sequence ATCAGGCGCGTGTGTGTATACTGTGGCTCGCGACCAGGTCGCCGGCCAGGCTATATAGAAGCGGCTAAAGAGCTCGGGCACGCGCTCGCGACCTCGGATGTGACGTTGGTATATGGTGGCGCTTCGAGGGGGCTCATGGGCGCGCTGGCGGACTCCGCAATGCGCGCAGGCGGGCACGTGATTGGTGTCATGCCACAGAGCTTGGTCCATAAAGAGATAGCGCATCCCCAGATCACCGAGCTTAAAATAGTACCTGATCTCCATGTGCGAAAGGCAACCATGGCGACCTTGGCCGATGCGTTCATTGCGCTCCCAGGGGGTGCCGGGACGCTGGAAGAGCTGACAGAAATGATCACGTGGCTGCAACTAGGCATACACGCGAAGCCGATTGCTCTGCTCAACGTGGCCGGCTACTACAAGCCCCTGCTTGAGATGTTTGGCATGTGCGTGCGGGAAGGATTCCTTTCAAAAGCGCTTCTTGATGCACTCATTGTGGATGAGCACGTCCCTGCGTTATGGGAAAGGCTCGTCCAGA